One Lucilia cuprina isolate Lc7/37 chromosome 4, ASM2204524v1, whole genome shotgun sequence DNA segment encodes these proteins:
- the LOC124419786 gene encoding probable serine/threonine-protein kinase nek3, with translation MPVSGFQYNTRPYSSFRATRGTCTANYQQQQNNTANNCSKTTLNASSSNNNNNTHHTPPTAGHSLQTSASSSSLGVRSSNNNYSGVTSNFQRQQPFRSSYYGTRYNLKTGDSNFTTTSSCKVNSSSAAVSATVKPLTPKLVRRIETTCTTHHTKPKAPAPPITNGVCCTPPTAPKQYLRARNQQQPPTPPLRKSSNFDRFHQANLSIRQKTNNQPSSPLVNNSRSSFISSSNDSQDSQVLQKYQQRSVVPAATQKRAYTNTVSKVTKENQPKTADNNGSHSSGPIKSIKSYPAPLPPQGTPKALPRRKCKDDSRLNSVSASPNLNNRRFISSVGINSFNASCNPKATPLYRRKTYVPSTNSNTNHATNNSVANSSLHLPGKTGSNCSNSSSAQSSASQGSPKSKKAFSTKFPQGLPFEDEFYRRHRSYSQSSSSNYSFYSSNGAHSTAPHTPHDYDREEDDEFQRKPSTDDALYVDFSKVMHTNDYKSTKSNYQTTTKTHTSSWLRRDSPCRSSLHNNSNKTSNYDTSHDSPHSSRRNYHQYLPPTPPTVRADTNASMRSRTKYSQSINDYLYTSDGGKLCVNGSPQNTSDSRKSLLYTNSKISSYLDPLQNADNGYYTHASPESSPPSITTTMSSSKQMTTTTTRDSYMAVSSSWAPKCSHPTKVLIPATSNSSVSASNCDSNNNKDYHHQRSQQYCQKEDYYEKFKRYNSGSKISNVAAADKSDDILELTNSEYR, from the coding sequence ATGCCTGTTAGTGGTTTTCAATACAATACCAGACCCTATAGTTCCTTTAGAGCTACAAGGGGTACTTGTACAGCAaattatcaacaacaacaaaataatactgCTAATAATTGCAGTAAAACTACTTTAAATGCCAGTAgcagtaataataacaataatacccATCATACACCACCAACAGCGGGTCATAGTTTACAGACATCTGCTTCCTCCTCCTCATTAGGTGTAAGATCCAGTAACAACAATTACTCAGGAGTTACCTCAAATTTTCAAAGGCAACAGCCATTTCGCAGTAGTTATTATGGCACACGTTACAATTTAAAAACGGGAGATAGTAACTTCACAACAACATCTAGCTGTAAAGTGAATTCTTCGTCAGCAGCGGTCTCCGCAACCGTTAAGCCTTTAACACCCAAATTAGTCAGACGCATTGAAACGACTTGTACAACACATCATACAAAACCCAAAGCCCCTGCACCGCCTATAACCAATGGTGTATGCTGTACACCGCCCACTGCCCCTAAACAGTATTTAAGAGCTAGAAATCAACAGCAACCACCCACGCCCCCTTTAAGAAAGTCATCGAATTTTGATCGTTTCCATCAGGCCAATTTAAGTATTAGACAAAAGACTAACAATCAACCGTCATCACCACTCGTCAATAATAGTCGTTCTTCTTTCATCAGTTCGAGTAATGACTCCCAGGATTCACAGGTCTTGCAGAAGTATCAACAGCGCAGTGTTGTCCCGGCTGCTACACAAAAACGGGCCTACACTAACACAGTCAGTAAAGTAACCAAGGAAAATCAGCCAAAGACAGCTGATAATAATGGATCTCATAGCAGTGGACCTATAAAGTCCATAAAATCATATCCTGCACCTTTGCCACCGCAAGGTACCCCTAAAGCTTTGCCACGCCGCAAATGCAAAGATGATTCGAGATTAAATTCCGTATCGGCCTCGCCCAATCTCAATAATCGCCGCTTTATTTCCAGTGTAGGCATAAATTCTTTTAATGCCTCCTGTAATCCCAAGGCCACACCGCTTTATAGAAGAAAAACTTACGTACCTAGTACAAATTCTAACACGAATCACGCTACCAATAACAGTGTGGCCAATAGCAGTTTACACCTGCCAGGAAAAACAGGTAGTAATTGCAGTAATTCTAGTTCGGCCCAGTCTAGTGCCTCTCAGGGTTCTCCGAAATCGAAAAAGGCCTTCTCTACCAAATTTCCTCAAGGTTTGCCATTTGAAGATGAGTTCTATCGACGACATCGTTCCTATTCACAATCATCCTCCAgtaattattcattttattcatCGAATGGTGCTCATTCCACTGCGCCTCATACGCCTCATGACTATGACCGCGAAGAAGATGATGAATTCCAAAGAAAACCCTCAACAGATGATGCTTTATATGTAGACTTTTCCAAGGTCATGCATACAAATGACTATAAATCAACTAAATCTAACTATCAAACGACCACCAAAACACACACTTCTTCATGGCTCAGAAGGGACTCGCCCTGTCGCAGCAGCcttcacaacaacagcaacaaaacatcGAATTATGATACTAGTCACGATTCACCTCATTCGTCACGACGCAACTATCATCAATATTTACCTCCCACTCCGCCTACAGTCCGCGCGGATACCAACGCTTCTATGCGTTCTAGAACGAAATATTCTCAATCTATAAACGATTATCTCTACACTAGTGATGGTGGAAAACTGTGTGTCAACGGTTCACCTCAAAACACTAGTGAtagtagaaaatctcttttatatacaaattcaaaaatatcTTCATATTTGGATCCTTTACAAAATGCCGATAATGGCTATTATACACATGCTTCACCAGAATCCTCACCACCTTCAATTACCACCACAATGTCTTCGTCCAAACAGATGACGACAACTACGACGAGGGATTCGTATATGGCTGTTTCATCATCGTGGGCTCCAAAATGTTCACATCCGACTAAAGTGTTAATACCCGCAACCTCTAATTCCTCTGTAAGTGCCAGTAATTGTGATTCGAATAATAATAAGGATTATCATCATCAGCGTAGTCAACAGTATTGTCAGAAAGAGGATTATTATGAGAAATTCAAGAGATATAATAGTGGTTCGAAAATTTCGAATGTGGCTGCAGCAGATAAGTCGGATGACATTTTGGAGCTCACGAACAGTGAGTATAG